One genomic window of Sphingobacterium oryzagri includes the following:
- a CDS encoding ABC transporter substrate-binding protein, with translation MEELNFYNALLADKRESAPDEAEYLDEEINILIHKLKFIPQEQRPAVLIVEQRTGFQPLYNNQLADTIGIAGGILLQEKFDNPALLLVLQDNDALYGEIPALLEDELLSRTSAVVSNQIYIVQKGDLGIKMEDFLADVEICAEIIQPKYFIYGRQGNDWVKFDLA, from the coding sequence ATGGAAGAACTTAATTTTTATAACGCTTTATTGGCAGATAAGCGAGAAAGTGCGCCGGATGAAGCGGAGTATCTGGATGAAGAGATTAACATTTTAATACATAAGCTTAAATTTATTCCGCAAGAACAACGTCCTGCCGTTTTGATTGTCGAGCAGCGAACTGGTTTTCAGCCTTTGTATAACAACCAACTGGCAGACACTATAGGTATTGCAGGGGGAATATTGTTGCAGGAAAAATTTGACAATCCGGCATTGCTTTTGGTATTGCAAGATAATGATGCATTGTATGGCGAAATTCCGGCACTGCTGGAGGATGAATTGTTAAGCCGCACAAGCGCCGTCGTTTCCAACCAAATTTATATCGTGCAAAAGGGAGATCTGGGCATCAAGATGGAGGATTTCCTGGCGGATGTTGAAATCTGCGCAGAAATTATACAGCCGAAGTATTTTATTTACGGTCGCCAAGGCAACGATTGGGTAAAATTTGATTTAGCATAA
- a CDS encoding thymidine kinase, with amino-acid sequence MLFSEHTFINKNARVGSIEVICGSMFSGKTEELIRRMKRAQFAKLPVEIFKPTIDVRYDDRAVVSHDSNSIPSTPIAHSSAILLMSAETKVVGIDEAQFFDDELPNVCVQLANRGVRVIVAGLDMDFKGVPFGPIPALMAIAEHVTKVHAVCMCCGAPANYSFRIIANEERVVLGEKDSYEPRCRACYFERQQG; translated from the coding sequence ATGCTATTTTCAGAACATACGTTTATAAATAAAAATGCCCGCGTGGGTAGTATCGAAGTGATCTGCGGTTCGATGTTTTCGGGAAAAACAGAGGAGCTGATCCGGCGGATGAAGCGCGCACAATTTGCCAAATTGCCCGTCGAGATATTCAAACCCACCATAGACGTACGTTACGACGATCGCGCGGTCGTATCGCACGATAGCAATAGCATACCGTCCACACCTATCGCACATTCTTCGGCCATTTTATTGATGAGTGCAGAAACCAAGGTGGTGGGCATTGATGAAGCGCAATTTTTTGATGACGAATTGCCCAATGTATGTGTACAATTGGCAAATCGCGGCGTGCGCGTTATCGTCGCCGGACTGGACATGGATTTTAAAGGCGTGCCTTTTGGTCCGATTCCAGCGTTGATGGCCATCGCCGAGCATGTTACCAAAGTACACGCCGTTTGCATGTGCTGCGGAGCTCCCGCGAACTATTCATTCCGCATCATAGCGAATGAAGAACGAGTTGTCCTAGGCGAGAAAGACAGCTACGAACCTCGGTGTCGCGCCTGCTATTTTGAGCGACAACAAGGCTAA
- a CDS encoding glutathione peroxidase, whose amino-acid sequence MSTLMLLMTMFAPATSIYDFNFTSIDGKEIKLADFKGKNVLIVNTASECGFTKQYKDLQALHEQYGKDLVIIGFPANNFGGQEPGSNADIQGFCEKNYGVTFLLSEKVEVKGKDITPLFKYLTTTENSDFTGDINWNFEKFLINKEGKLVHRYRSKVNPMDAAITSNLK is encoded by the coding sequence ATGAGCACCCTGATGTTGTTGATGACTATGTTCGCACCGGCAACATCCATTTACGATTTTAACTTTACATCGATCGATGGAAAGGAAATAAAATTGGCCGATTTTAAAGGCAAAAATGTACTGATTGTAAATACGGCTTCGGAATGTGGCTTTACCAAGCAGTATAAAGATCTGCAGGCATTGCATGAGCAGTATGGAAAAGATCTGGTTATTATCGGTTTTCCAGCCAATAATTTTGGTGGACAAGAGCCCGGTAGCAATGCGGATATTCAAGGATTTTGTGAGAAAAATTACGGAGTAACATTTTTGCTGTCAGAAAAGGTTGAAGTTAAAGGTAAAGATATCACACCTTTGTTTAAATACCTTACCACGACAGAAAACAGTGATTTTACAGGCGATATCAACTGGAATTTCGAGAAGTTCTTGATTAATAAGGAAGGCAAACTCGTACACCGTTATCGCTCCAAGGTTAATCCGATGGACGCAGCGATTACCAGTAATTTAAAGTAA
- a CDS encoding N-acetylglucosamine kinase has protein sequence MILVADSGSSNSDWMLNLPDARPLSFRTKGLNPFFVNEKEIAKVMKEVPEILPYANEIHEVYFFGAGCVTPDRREIVSNALTEIFPTAFISVESDLLGSAYATCGDNKGYISTIGTGSDIGFFDGENLQTGVHGVGYVLGDEGSGAWFGKQLITAYLYERMPKDLAKKFAERYRLNKDIVIKNIYQRDRPNAYLASFAEFMAENRLHPYIDTLLRNGFDEFVRTNVMTYPDYWEYKVHFVGRIAYHFDLQLREVCEVLGVKVGSILKSPMEHLFHFIVDRETKLMQER, from the coding sequence ATGATTCTAGTCGCCGATAGTGGTTCTTCAAACTCGGATTGGATGCTTAATTTGCCTGATGCAAGGCCTTTGTCTTTCCGGACAAAAGGATTGAATCCGTTTTTTGTAAATGAGAAGGAGATTGCGAAAGTAATGAAAGAAGTGCCCGAAATTTTACCTTATGCGAATGAAATTCATGAAGTTTATTTTTTTGGTGCCGGCTGCGTAACGCCCGATCGCCGGGAGATTGTGTCCAACGCATTGACCGAGATTTTTCCAACGGCTTTTATTTCGGTAGAAAGTGATTTGTTGGGTAGCGCCTACGCGACCTGCGGTGATAACAAAGGGTATATCTCAACAATCGGAACCGGCTCTGATATCGGTTTTTTTGATGGTGAAAATTTGCAGACGGGCGTGCATGGAGTCGGCTATGTATTGGGCGACGAAGGTTCTGGCGCCTGGTTTGGAAAGCAATTGATCACGGCTTATTTATATGAGCGCATGCCAAAGGATTTGGCGAAAAAATTTGCTGAAAGATACCGCTTGAATAAAGATATTGTGATAAAGAATATCTATCAACGGGATCGGCCGAATGCTTATCTTGCGTCCTTCGCTGAGTTTATGGCCGAAAACAGGTTGCATCCGTATATTGATACACTGCTGCGTAATGGATTTGACGAATTCGTACGTACCAATGTGATGACTTATCCTGATTACTGGGAATACAAAGTACATTTCGTAGGACGAATAGCCTACCACTTTGACTTGCAATTGCGCGAGGTGTGTGAAGTATTAGGTGTCAAGGTAGGGTCAATTTTAAAAAGTCCGATGGAACATTTGTTCCATTTTATCGTTGATAGAGAAACAAAATTAATGCAAGAAAGATAA
- a CDS encoding M61 family metallopeptidase encodes MSDSSIHFSISFVEPQAHYVDIEMDIVNFSGPFIDLKMPVWTPGSYLVREYARHVESFSATADGNALNVEKTAKNCWRVENPTRNIRVRYRVYGFEASVRTNFIDADHAFISPAATFLYVDGQLQHSASLQVNMPEQWTKVSTGLTLLDAEKHLYAVPDFDILFDSPLEIGNQDVWYFDAENVAHEFAMVGGGTYNKKQLSDDITKIVEVETAIWGENPNTNYVFITHNYQTGGGGLEHLNSTVLGASRNAYKTESAYKNFLSLVAHEYFHLWHVKRLRPKALGPFNYEAENYTTGLWIIEGFTSYYDNLIIRRCAFFSVKEYLNALANDFNLVYNRPGYQIQSAALSSFDTWIKQYRPDENSLNTSISYYNKGAMLAVALDIHIIASTGGEKRLDDVLREAYRVFYKNEKRGFEEAEFQQLAENVTGVDLRAIFEAAHSTVELDYNLYFHAVGYELVDLNKNSQELSLGIRINENDGKLLIKNVEKGSGAWDAGLNVNDELIAINNIRLDNAGKELEFLLEHGQVDDIVDVLVARDGQIRTIHVPLRHTTKQLWSIQEQLDAADEQKRLGKIWLAVAT; translated from the coding sequence ATGTCAGACTCCAGTATACACTTTTCCATATCCTTTGTCGAACCACAAGCACATTATGTAGACATCGAAATGGACATTGTTAATTTCTCCGGTCCGTTTATTGACTTGAAGATGCCGGTTTGGACGCCAGGCTCCTACCTTGTACGCGAGTATGCACGACATGTGGAATCTTTTTCAGCAACAGCTGATGGAAACGCGCTAAATGTTGAGAAAACAGCCAAAAACTGCTGGCGCGTGGAAAATCCAACTAGAAATATCCGGGTTCGCTATCGGGTATACGGATTTGAAGCATCCGTACGCACCAACTTTATCGATGCCGATCATGCTTTTATAAGTCCGGCAGCCACCTTTCTGTATGTTGACGGGCAGCTGCAGCATTCTGCCAGCTTGCAGGTCAATATGCCGGAGCAATGGACGAAAGTGTCGACCGGGCTTACGTTACTTGACGCCGAAAAACATCTTTATGCCGTTCCGGATTTCGATATCTTATTTGACTCACCATTGGAAATCGGCAACCAAGACGTTTGGTATTTTGACGCAGAAAATGTAGCGCATGAGTTTGCCATGGTGGGCGGCGGAACGTACAACAAAAAACAGCTGTCTGACGATATTACAAAGATCGTCGAGGTAGAAACAGCGATATGGGGCGAAAATCCAAATACGAACTATGTCTTTATCACGCACAACTACCAAACCGGTGGTGGTGGACTTGAACACTTAAATTCAACGGTGCTGGGCGCCAGCAGAAATGCGTACAAAACAGAGTCGGCATACAAAAACTTTCTGAGCCTCGTAGCGCATGAGTATTTTCATTTGTGGCATGTGAAACGTCTACGTCCGAAAGCGCTTGGTCCATTCAATTACGAGGCAGAAAACTACACTACCGGTTTGTGGATCATAGAAGGCTTTACCTCTTATTATGACAACCTGATCATCCGTCGTTGCGCATTTTTCTCGGTTAAAGAGTATTTAAATGCCTTGGCCAACGATTTCAATTTGGTTTACAATCGGCCTGGTTACCAAATCCAGTCGGCCGCGCTCTCCAGCTTTGACACTTGGATTAAGCAGTATCGCCCCGATGAAAACTCGCTAAACACGAGCATATCGTATTACAACAAAGGTGCTATGCTGGCCGTAGCGCTCGATATCCACATCATTGCTTCTACGGGTGGAGAGAAACGATTAGACGATGTGCTTCGTGAAGCCTACCGCGTGTTTTACAAAAATGAGAAACGCGGATTTGAGGAAGCCGAATTTCAACAACTTGCGGAGAATGTTACGGGCGTTGATCTGCGTGCGATCTTTGAAGCGGCACACAGTACCGTAGAGTTGGATTACAACCTCTATTTCCATGCAGTGGGTTATGAACTTGTCGATCTGAACAAAAATAGCCAAGAACTTTCTTTAGGTATCCGGATAAATGAAAACGATGGCAAGTTGTTGATAAAAAATGTCGAAAAGGGTTCAGGTGCCTGGGATGCAGGTCTTAATGTAAACGATGAGTTGATCGCAATAAACAACATTCGTTTGGACAATGCTGGTAAAGAACTGGAGTTTTTATTGGAACATGGCCAGGTGGACGACATCGTTGATGTACTCGTGGCGCGCGATGGCCAAATACGAACGATCCATGTACCGCTACGTCATACGACAAAACAATTGTGGAGTATTCAGGAACAACTGGATGCTGCCGATGAACAAAAACGTCTTGGCAAAATTTGGTTGGCGGTAGCGACATAA
- a CDS encoding AMP-dependent synthetase/ligase, translating into MSELIRLFDIIERYEKQHARSCMLAGKRNGKWVEYSTESFLELVNGLSRALLARGFQKGDRVALMSGNRPEWNIVDFACNQLGVAIVPLYPTLSAQDLSYIVNNAEAKLVFVSNADLSGKIDQAIDDHDLQIDVFTFDNVDGKKHYEELINEGKALDTDLAPIRAGVQSDDLLTLIYTSGTTGKPKGVFLTHGNIISNVKACSHLVPDTLNKAISFLPLCHIFERMVVYLYLSKGIQIYYAENLDNIVVDINDVKPEVFTTVPRVLEKVYDKIIEKGKLLTGIKKSLFFWALELGHKYQEPQKNGFFYNLKLSIARKLIFSKWQEALGGNVQLIISGGAALQERLGRVFWAAGIKVLEGYGLTETSPVIAVNSHADADVKFGTVGRVLKNLTVKIASDGEILVKGPSITSGYYKNEEATKEAIDADGFFHTGDIGQITSDGFLKITDRKKEMFKTAGGKYIAPQTLENKFMESTLIAQIMVIGENQRFPAALIVPAFEELEKWSKHKGINVTSREELVKNPEVIDKYQKELDRLNAGFGQWEKVKKFQLLAKEWTIDGGELTPKLSLKRKVILKNLENVINKIYEE; encoded by the coding sequence ATGAGCGAGCTTATCAGATTATTCGATATAATAGAAAGGTATGAAAAACAGCATGCAAGATCATGTATGTTGGCCGGCAAACGAAACGGAAAATGGGTGGAATATTCCACAGAAAGCTTTTTAGAGCTTGTAAACGGATTAAGTCGAGCCCTCCTTGCACGTGGGTTTCAAAAAGGCGACCGTGTGGCATTGATGTCGGGCAACCGGCCGGAATGGAATATCGTAGACTTTGCTTGTAATCAATTGGGTGTAGCCATTGTACCACTTTACCCAACCTTATCTGCCCAGGATCTTTCTTACATTGTTAACAATGCGGAAGCCAAATTGGTGTTTGTGAGCAATGCCGATCTTTCTGGAAAAATCGATCAAGCTATCGACGATCATGATTTACAGATTGATGTTTTTACGTTTGATAACGTGGATGGTAAAAAGCATTACGAAGAGTTGATAAATGAGGGAAAAGCGTTGGATACGGATTTGGCGCCTATCCGCGCCGGGGTGCAAAGCGACGATCTGCTCACGCTGATCTACACATCGGGAACAACCGGAAAGCCTAAAGGCGTATTTTTAACGCATGGCAACATCATCAGCAATGTCAAGGCCTGCTCCCACCTGGTGCCCGACACGCTCAACAAAGCCATCAGCTTTTTGCCGTTGTGCCACATATTTGAACGTATGGTCGTCTACCTTTACCTTTCAAAAGGTATTCAGATTTATTATGCAGAAAACCTGGACAATATCGTGGTGGATATAAACGATGTCAAACCGGAAGTGTTTACGACGGTGCCGCGCGTTTTGGAAAAGGTGTATGATAAGATAATTGAAAAAGGTAAATTGTTGACCGGGATCAAGAAATCGCTATTCTTTTGGGCGCTCGAACTGGGGCATAAATATCAGGAACCGCAAAAGAATGGTTTTTTTTATAACCTGAAATTGAGCATTGCGCGGAAATTAATATTTTCGAAGTGGCAAGAAGCCTTGGGCGGAAATGTACAACTCATTATATCTGGCGGTGCAGCCTTGCAAGAGCGATTAGGCCGCGTATTCTGGGCTGCCGGTATTAAGGTCTTAGAAGGTTACGGACTGACAGAAACCTCGCCTGTGATAGCGGTCAACTCACACGCGGATGCCGACGTCAAATTTGGTACAGTAGGCCGCGTGCTTAAAAACTTAACGGTAAAAATTGCTTCGGATGGCGAGATTTTGGTCAAGGGGCCGAGCATTACCTCAGGTTATTATAAAAATGAGGAAGCGACTAAAGAGGCAATTGATGCGGATGGATTTTTCCATACCGGCGATATTGGACAGATCACCAGCGACGGTTTTTTGAAAATAACGGATCGCAAAAAAGAAATGTTCAAAACGGCGGGTGGAAAATATATCGCGCCGCAAACATTGGAAAATAAATTTATGGAGTCTACCCTTATTGCACAAATTATGGTGATTGGTGAAAACCAGCGTTTCCCGGCGGCATTGATCGTTCCGGCATTCGAAGAGCTGGAAAAATGGAGCAAACACAAGGGAATCAACGTTACATCGCGAGAAGAACTGGTCAAAAATCCGGAAGTAATTGATAAATATCAGAAGGAACTAGATCGGTTAAACGCGGGATTTGGTCAATGGGAAAAAGTCAAAAAATTTCAGCTGCTTGCGAAAGAGTGGACAATTGATGGCGGCGAACTAACGCCTAAACTTAGCCTGAAACGTAAGGTTATTCTGAAAAATCTGGAAAACGTCATTAACAAAATATACGAAGAGTAA
- a CDS encoding YihY/virulence factor BrkB family protein — protein MKKETPWQKLKGFGLLLFDTFNDFLDDRCLKKSASLAYYTVFSIGPLILILIWALGFFYGSQLDSPTGARDEIMAELNQLFGKDIANMLDAAIKRISVESKHSIGVYIGIGALIFSSTTIFVDIQNSINEIWRVKAKPKKGWLKIVIDRLISFSMIIGLGFLLMTSLILSSVIGVLMKYIIKYLPDLDIQLVGLVNSGVSFVIIAALFGFIFAVLPDAKVRFRDIFWGAIFTTLLFLLGKLVISYYLTNNATASSYGAAGSVIILLAFVYYSAAILYFGAEFTKQYAIRYGRGIIPTSYAVRVKQTEFEIDQQTGNER, from the coding sequence ATGAAGAAAGAAACACCTTGGCAAAAATTAAAGGGATTTGGCTTATTGCTTTTTGACACGTTCAATGATTTTCTCGATGATAGATGCCTGAAGAAAAGTGCTTCTTTAGCTTATTATACGGTATTCTCCATAGGGCCTCTTATTCTTATTTTGATTTGGGCCCTTGGTTTCTTTTACGGCAGCCAACTCGATAGCCCAACGGGTGCGCGCGACGAGATTATGGCCGAACTTAACCAGCTCTTTGGTAAAGATATTGCCAATATGCTGGACGCCGCCATCAAGCGCATTTCCGTAGAAAGTAAGCACAGCATCGGCGTGTATATCGGTATCGGTGCGCTTATTTTTTCATCTACCACCATCTTTGTGGATATCCAAAATTCCATCAACGAAATTTGGCGTGTAAAAGCAAAACCAAAAAAAGGATGGTTGAAGATCGTTATCGACCGTCTTATTTCTTTCTCGATGATTATCGGCCTGGGTTTCTTACTGATGACTTCCCTTATTTTGAGCAGTGTGATCGGTGTGTTAATGAAATACATTATTAAATACCTTCCTGATCTCGACATCCAACTTGTCGGCCTGGTAAATTCAGGGGTATCCTTTGTCATTATTGCCGCTCTATTCGGTTTTATTTTCGCGGTATTGCCGGATGCGAAAGTACGTTTTCGGGATATTTTTTGGGGTGCTATTTTTACCACCTTGTTATTCTTGCTCGGAAAATTGGTTATATCTTATTACCTCACAAATAACGCGACAGCAAGTTCTTACGGTGCAGCTGGTTCCGTTATTATTCTTCTTGCCTTTGTGTATTACTCCGCTGCCATTCTATATTTTGGCGCCGAATTTACCAAACAGTACGCTATCCGCTACGGCCGGGGCATTATTCCTACATCGTACGCTGTACGGGTAAAACAAACTGAATTTGAAATCGACCAACAAACGGGAAACGAGCGTTAA
- a CDS encoding carboxypeptidase regulatory-like domain-containing protein, with protein MKKLSILLFTLFFLCFAKSGIGQQIPAIPINTVVEKVQKYFGVYPVEKVHLHFDKPYYAVGDTLWFKTYLTHNLYEYSPSKIVYVDMINSKDSLIQTLRVPLNDNGGKGQLVLDPQFVAQDNYRFRAYTLWMSNFDPSYFYNKIVPVGDAINKRLGAEVSFTPESSTKTKVSLQFRDRSGNLIARRKLSWEAIDGWDPFGKGKAETDDMGRVNISLTIKEREYIKKGRLIVKLDGEKLEPALVGNYSLQNALWDADVQFFPEGGDLLAGVPKKVAFKAVSSTGKGLKVSGKIVDSKKKEVASFQDLAFGMGSFDFLPTSGEKYKANVTFENGEERSFDLPEVKADGINVVLHKDDDANLQMGLIASESFFTKMNNQPFYVLGQSNGHLVYAAQATLKNSSVLINIPKDKLPNGIVQLTIMQPDGKPISERLVFNESQPLLDIAVKTDKETYAQKEAVKLSLHVAPKDSLQGNYSVSVTDEAKVPYNDDQDLGILANFLVTSDLKGFIEQPNYYFNAKNEKRKAALDNLLMTQGFRRFSYTDLIAEKLPPVEAFPEQGITLKGTLRLNTGRTFQNGGLLLSVPARNLRKDVYTDVNGRFAFENLVFPDSSKVTISARGNDNFRNLVINMDPTYFAGVDQANPYAGNNVQNIDQEMKAYLSNSKNEYRTSILIDEVEVTGIQRKQVTSKEFSALSGLSMPEHRIDADRITGCNVLTMCLTTLLTGITFDNQTMKYYVSRNYNQGSRVPVQFFLNGMPIDEPSLNSIQPAEIEAIEIFLRDELGTVSRTYQNDGVVSIMTKKTDQKKQPRMSLAEIESMLPKTNIIDMMPLGYVKERTFYAPKYATAESKNTNDYRTTVYWNPEVKLDDAGNVTLDFYNADGNGKYKVVVEGQDQGGAIGRTIYYYNVK; from the coding sequence ATGAAAAAACTTTCGATTTTATTGTTTACCCTATTCTTTTTATGCTTTGCAAAATCGGGAATAGGGCAACAAATTCCTGCTATTCCGATTAATACTGTTGTAGAAAAAGTTCAAAAATATTTTGGCGTATATCCGGTAGAAAAAGTGCATTTGCATTTTGATAAGCCTTATTACGCCGTCGGCGATACCTTATGGTTTAAAACCTATTTAACCCATAATCTGTACGAGTACAGTCCCAGCAAAATTGTGTATGTGGACATGATTAATAGTAAAGATTCGTTAATCCAAACGCTGCGTGTGCCACTTAACGATAATGGAGGCAAAGGCCAATTGGTGCTTGATCCGCAATTTGTCGCGCAAGATAACTACCGCTTTCGTGCATACACCTTGTGGATGAGCAATTTCGATCCATCTTATTTTTACAACAAGATCGTGCCGGTGGGCGATGCTATTAATAAGCGCTTAGGCGCCGAAGTAAGTTTTACGCCGGAAAGCAGTACAAAAACGAAGGTGAGTTTACAGTTTCGGGATCGTTCCGGCAATTTGATTGCCCGCCGCAAGCTCAGTTGGGAGGCGATCGATGGATGGGATCCGTTTGGTAAAGGCAAAGCGGAGACCGACGATATGGGACGAGTGAATATCAGTCTGACAATTAAAGAACGCGAATATATCAAAAAAGGAAGATTGATCGTTAAGCTTGACGGCGAGAAGCTCGAGCCTGCACTGGTCGGAAACTATTCCTTGCAAAATGCCCTTTGGGATGCCGATGTGCAGTTCTTCCCTGAAGGAGGCGATCTGCTGGCTGGCGTGCCGAAGAAAGTAGCGTTCAAGGCGGTTAGTTCCACGGGAAAAGGATTAAAAGTATCTGGAAAGATCGTGGATAGCAAAAAGAAGGAAGTTGCAAGCTTTCAGGATCTGGCTTTCGGGATGGGATCTTTTGATTTCCTGCCCACATCGGGCGAAAAATATAAAGCAAATGTAACGTTTGAAAATGGGGAAGAGCGTAGCTTTGACCTGCCCGAGGTGAAGGCCGATGGTATCAACGTGGTATTGCATAAAGATGATGACGCAAATTTGCAAATGGGCTTGATCGCCAGTGAAAGCTTCTTCACGAAAATGAACAACCAGCCGTTTTATGTGCTAGGGCAGTCTAACGGGCATTTGGTGTATGCTGCGCAAGCGACGTTAAAAAATTCGTCCGTGCTGATTAATATCCCGAAAGATAAACTTCCTAACGGTATTGTGCAATTAACCATCATGCAGCCCGATGGTAAACCTATCAGCGAACGACTTGTGTTTAATGAATCGCAACCCTTACTGGATATTGCTGTAAAAACGGATAAAGAAACCTACGCGCAAAAAGAAGCCGTTAAGCTTTCTTTACACGTAGCGCCAAAAGACTCCTTGCAAGGTAATTATTCTGTATCGGTAACCGATGAAGCTAAAGTGCCGTACAACGACGATCAGGATCTGGGTATTTTAGCCAATTTTTTGGTGACTTCCGATTTAAAAGGATTTATTGAGCAACCCAATTATTATTTTAATGCTAAAAACGAAAAACGCAAAGCGGCGCTAGATAACCTGTTGATGACGCAAGGATTTCGACGGTTTTCCTATACTGATCTGATCGCCGAAAAATTGCCGCCTGTTGAAGCTTTTCCAGAGCAGGGTATCACGCTGAAGGGTACGCTACGCTTAAACACGGGGCGTACTTTTCAGAATGGAGGCTTGCTGCTTTCGGTTCCTGCGCGCAACCTACGGAAGGATGTGTATACCGATGTCAACGGTCGCTTTGCTTTTGAAAATCTGGTATTTCCCGATTCTTCCAAGGTAACGATCAGCGCCCGCGGAAATGATAACTTCAGAAATTTGGTGATCAATATGGATCCAACGTATTTTGCTGGTGTAGATCAGGCAAACCCTTATGCCGGTAACAACGTGCAAAATATCGATCAGGAAATGAAAGCTTATCTTTCTAACAGCAAGAATGAATACCGTACCTCGATTTTGATCGATGAGGTGGAGGTAACAGGTATACAACGGAAGCAAGTGACGAGCAAAGAGTTTTCAGCGCTGTCTGGGCTTTCGATGCCAGAACATCGTATCGATGCAGATCGCATAACGGGTTGTAATGTGTTGACTATGTGTTTAACAACATTACTCACGGGTATCACCTTTGATAATCAAACGATGAAATACTACGTTTCACGTAACTATAACCAAGGTAGCCGCGTGCCGGTACAGTTTTTCTTAAACGGTATGCCGATTGATGAACCGTCTTTAAATTCTATTCAGCCGGCAGAAATCGAGGCTATTGAAATCTTCCTGCGCGACGAACTGGGAACCGTGAGCCGCACGTACCAAAATGATGGTGTCGTGTCTATCATGACAAAGAAAACCGATCAGAAAAAGCAGCCAAGAATGTCGTTGGCTGAAATTGAAAGCATGTTACCCAAAACAAACATCATTGATATGATGCCACTAGGCTATGTCAAAGAACGGACGTTTTACGCACCAAAATACGCTACCGCGGAATCTAAAAATACCAATGATTACCGTACAACGGTTTACTGGAATCCGGAAGTTAAACTCGATGATGCGGGAAATGTAACGCTGGATTTTTACAATGCGGATGGTAACGGTAAGTATAAGGTCGTTGTGGAAGGACAAGATCAAGGCGGCGCTATCGGCCGGACGATTTACTATTACAACGTGAAGTAA